In Silene latifolia isolate original U9 population chromosome X, ASM4854445v1, whole genome shotgun sequence, the following proteins share a genomic window:
- the LOC141621172 gene encoding uncharacterized protein LOC141621172, whose protein sequence is MEKIEPFSGDFDLRRMEKIYEDLYLNEGEMEMEYEEVDERSSDVAACRSIVPITIVDEGREQWLEKRAYLKNRMRFMEELFRMWPKFGVLLEYENEGKVKEESFDVACKIDDSSNSDLELDPEAIRKNPVIINWFIKKLSKYWPDFDLTHEDESLGDKLKLI, encoded by the exons atggaaaaaatagaACCTTTTTCTGGTGATTTTGATCTTCGTCGTATGGAGAAGATCTATGAAGATTTATATCTAAATGAGGGTGAGATGGAGATGGAATATGAAGAAGTTGATGAAAGATCGTCTGATGTTGCTGCATGTCGCTCAATCGTGCCTATAACAATCGTGGATGAAGGGAGGGAGCAGTGGTTAGAAAAGCGTGCATATCTAAAGAACAGAATGCGGTTTATGGAAGAACTATTTAGAATGTGGCCTAAGTTTGGGGTTTTATTGGAGTATGAGAATGAGGGGAAAGTGAAGGAGGAATCATTTGATGTTGCATGTAAAATTGATGATTCTTCTAATTCAGACCTTGAATTAGATCCGGAGGCCATAAGAAAAAATCCAGTTATTATTAATTGGTTTATAAAGAAGCTTTCTAAGTATTGGCCTGATTTTGATCTTACACACGAAGACGAATCATTGGGAG ATAAGTTGAAGTTAATCTGA
- the LOC141623461 gene encoding B-box zinc finger protein 32-like, which translates to MAEFKITQKCELCNNDADVFCSPDNAYLCLSCDDQVHRANFLVARHIRARYCTHCRRFAGNIVSGFKTPVTCQSCSRHVHHVDDDGDCLSSSSSCVSSTTTCDDTASSTTARKVARAVDVVARETVVDGRVEGILVNWSRRMGVEERKVVKVAAEVVTAWRMDKMTVVPLRVVLAAALWVGIRVRVRVSGGNCGGGELLRRLEQISGVPVKLILIMGSRLARVVKCRGSRVDDQEGSAES; encoded by the coding sequence ATGGCGGAGTTTAAAATAACCCAAAAATGCGAACTATGCAACAACGACGCTGATGTATTCTGCTCTCCCGACAATGCTTACCTCTGTCTCTCCTGCGACGACCAAGTCCACCGCGCTAACTTCCTCGTTGCGCGGCACATCCGCGCGCGTTACTGCACTCATTGCCGTCGTTTCGCCGGAAATATTGTTTCCGGTTTCAAAACACCAGTCACGTGCCAATCATGCTCCCGGCACGTGCATCATGTCGACGACGACGGAGATTGTCTCTCGTCGTCATCATCCTGCGTGTCCAGTACCACCACCTGCGACGACACGGCTTCGTCTACGACGGCGCGTAAGGTTGCGCGTGCGGTAGACGTGGTGGCGCGTGAAACTGTGGTGGATGGGAGGGTGGAGGGTATTTTGGTAAATTGGAGTAGGAGGATGGGTGTGGAGGAGAGGAAGGTAGTGAAGGTGGCGGCGGAGGTGGTAACCGCGTGGAGGATGGATAAAATGACGGTTGTGCCCTTGAGAGTGGTATTGGCGGCGGCGTTATGGGTGgggattagggttagggttagggttagtggTGGTAATTGTGGTGGTGGTGAGTTGTTGAGGAGGTTGGAGCAGATTTCAGGTGTGCCGGTTAAGCTTATTTTAATTATGGGTTCTCGCCTGGCGCGCGTGGTTAAATGTAGGGGGTCGCGGGTGGATGACCAGGAAGGTTCGGCCGAGTCGTAG